A window of Pirellula sp. SH-Sr6A contains these coding sequences:
- a CDS encoding transposase, with translation MKLSFAKRIGARKKQTLKRLAAARENRFSRGISNPNPVLATNSVKYELADRTHAISYAGVSAKLKLAEHAGLTDAINHRVQLLKSHAPYHESDHVLAMVTNVLCNGSRLEHLERLRNDSTFLDAIGADSIPDPTTAGDFCRRFHQSDIDSLMQAINEARINVWRQQDDAFFDQALIDVDGVIVATTAECKEGMDISYKGSWGYHPLLVSLANTKEVFAIVNRSGSVHSAHNAAAYLDKAICTCIAGGFRRIRIRGGSIAGTHLRRLNRRHPPKHHPG, from the coding sequence GTGAAGTTAAGTTTCGCAAAACGTATCGGCGCACGCAAGAAGCAAACCCTGAAAAGGCTCGCAGCAGCAAGGGAGAATCGATTCTCTCGTGGTATCTCGAATCCGAATCCGGTTCTCGCTACCAACTCTGTCAAATACGAACTTGCAGATCGCACCCATGCCATCAGCTACGCTGGTGTCTCCGCCAAGCTCAAGCTCGCCGAGCATGCCGGATTGACCGATGCCATCAATCATCGTGTCCAACTCTTAAAGTCACATGCTCCTTATCATGAATCCGACCACGTCCTCGCGATGGTTACGAATGTTCTATGCAATGGATCGAGGCTCGAGCATTTGGAGCGTCTTCGAAACGATTCGACATTCCTCGATGCGATCGGTGCCGATTCGATTCCTGATCCAACCACGGCAGGCGATTTTTGCCGTCGATTCCATCAATCCGACATCGACTCCCTGATGCAAGCTATTAACGAAGCCAGGATCAACGTATGGAGGCAACAGGATGATGCGTTCTTTGACCAAGCCCTTATCGATGTCGATGGCGTTATCGTGGCAACTACAGCCGAGTGCAAAGAAGGAATGGATATCTCGTACAAGGGGAGCTGGGGATACCACCCTTTGCTGGTCAGCTTAGCCAACACCAAAGAAGTATTTGCGATTGTGAATCGCAGCGGTTCGGTTCACAGCGCTCACAACGCGGCAGCCTACTTAGATAAGGCGATCTGCACTTGTATCGCTGGAGGCTTCCGACGCATTCGAATACGAGGAGGCTCAATCGCAGGCACCCACCTAAGGAGGCTCAATCGCAGGCACCCACCTAAGCACCATCCTGGCTAA
- a CDS encoding TolC family protein — translation MQAKPTSKSEWFRRSLLMGLLIPTIGCATAGKTGPSMKFPNFAPWSKSVDIQSEPVPQARVADATVPAVVKEPSAVQPAAFEALAIAKEVTLDTTSTANLRLEELEDLAIQNSPTLRQLEWSACKAAGYRQQVSLRPNPNLGYSGQQLADQGTDQHTLFLEREFVTGDKLQWSRRVVNARVRGQLSEVESQRSRILADVRTAYFQLLAARTKEVALAEFTDASRKALELTELRKQAKEGSQIDVLQASTQWNQIRMQQEQARALANGYAAELAALVGIPQINPSEVSGQLAAPVDSIDWDAMLVQLRGTNPEFQVATANLERASANLRRQNVQATPNLTFQIGAGVDNGTESGMINTQVSAPLNTHNRNQGNIAAAQADYNIAQLEVERIDRALRARVGRLSGNYESAKAALIRYREQLLPDIQQSLDLANQAYVAGETDFLEVLIIRRTYFELRLQAIDAERDLLLAQTSVENFGLTGAFDPIQDNSGDASLRDQAFSQQ, via the coding sequence ATGCAAGCAAAGCCAACTTCCAAATCCGAATGGTTTCGACGCAGTCTGCTGATGGGGTTGTTGATACCAACGATTGGGTGCGCAACGGCCGGTAAGACAGGGCCATCGATGAAATTCCCGAACTTTGCTCCCTGGTCCAAATCGGTGGATATACAAAGCGAGCCGGTTCCGCAAGCGCGTGTGGCTGATGCAACAGTACCTGCTGTGGTGAAAGAACCCTCAGCTGTGCAGCCTGCGGCCTTCGAAGCGTTAGCAATCGCCAAGGAAGTTACTCTCGATACAACTTCGACCGCGAACCTTCGTCTTGAGGAATTGGAAGATCTTGCTATTCAAAATAGTCCTACACTTCGGCAGCTTGAGTGGAGCGCTTGCAAGGCCGCTGGCTATCGACAGCAGGTCAGTCTGCGACCCAATCCGAATTTAGGATACTCGGGGCAACAGCTGGCGGACCAAGGGACCGATCAGCACACCCTATTTCTGGAACGCGAGTTTGTCACTGGAGACAAGCTGCAGTGGAGCCGGCGTGTAGTCAACGCTCGAGTCCGAGGCCAGCTCAGCGAGGTGGAGTCGCAGCGAAGCAGGATTCTCGCGGATGTACGCACTGCCTATTTTCAGTTGCTGGCGGCCCGGACCAAAGAGGTAGCATTGGCTGAATTCACGGATGCATCGCGGAAGGCCTTGGAGTTGACGGAATTGCGCAAGCAGGCCAAAGAGGGGTCGCAAATCGATGTCCTCCAGGCAAGCACCCAATGGAATCAAATCCGAATGCAACAGGAGCAGGCCCGTGCGTTGGCGAATGGATATGCGGCTGAGTTAGCTGCCTTAGTTGGTATCCCACAGATCAATCCGTCTGAAGTTTCTGGACAACTCGCTGCACCGGTCGATTCGATCGATTGGGACGCGATGCTTGTTCAGCTTCGCGGAACGAATCCAGAGTTTCAAGTGGCTACGGCGAATCTCGAAAGAGCCTCGGCCAATCTTCGAAGGCAGAACGTGCAAGCGACACCGAACTTAACATTTCAGATTGGCGCTGGTGTCGATAATGGAACCGAGTCGGGGATGATCAACACCCAGGTCTCCGCGCCCCTGAATACGCACAATCGCAATCAAGGTAACATCGCGGCAGCCCAAGCCGATTACAACATCGCGCAATTGGAGGTGGAGCGAATCGATAGAGCTCTGCGCGCTCGAGTGGGAAGGTTGTCAGGAAACTACGAATCTGCAAAGGCCGCATTGATTCGCTATCGCGAACAACTCCTTCCCGATATCCAACAATCGCTCGATCTGGCTAACCAAGCCTATGTAGCAGGCGAAACGGACTTCTTGGAAGTTCTGATCATTCGCCGGACCTACTTCGAACTCCGCCTTCAAGCCATCGATGCAGAACGAGATCTTCTGTTGGCACAAACGAGCGTCGAGAACTTTGGATTGACCGGAGCTTTCGACCCGATTCAGGACAATAGCGGCGACGCTTCGCTCCGCGATCAAGCCTTCAGTCAGCAATAA
- a CDS encoding DUF4105 domain-containing protein has product MKREAIPIARMLARFVSWATCFVLVSGCTGRWIEPRSSDSQGILGTLRPNRQIPKSMDRIWRPDLTILPFAEFDGSEITIRHVRDCRYRSEHDYDVRHYDLRFQLQDVRTIDFIVVPFRETTLLAHTMLSFGLANGQHFAISVEARLDEGESYSPLRGASNRFELMYVIADERDVIPLRTNVRNVEVYLYRGRATPDQVQDLLVDMLARANKLQREPEFYDTLRNNCTTNLVQHVNKLRPGKIPFDWRVILPGHSDRLAYELGLIETIGGFEATKAAANITWVAKQNSDSPDLSARIRALR; this is encoded by the coding sequence ATGAAACGAGAAGCTATTCCCATCGCACGGATGCTCGCTCGCTTCGTATCATGGGCCACGTGTTTTGTCTTGGTCTCGGGCTGCACAGGACGCTGGATCGAGCCTCGAAGCTCGGACTCCCAAGGGATTCTTGGAACGCTTCGTCCGAATCGCCAAATCCCCAAGTCGATGGATCGAATCTGGCGCCCCGATTTAACAATTCTCCCTTTTGCAGAATTCGATGGGAGCGAGATAACGATCCGTCATGTACGCGATTGCCGCTATCGAAGCGAGCATGATTACGACGTCAGGCATTATGATCTTCGGTTCCAACTCCAAGATGTTAGAACGATCGATTTCATTGTCGTTCCTTTTCGCGAAACGACCCTGCTCGCGCACACGATGCTCAGCTTCGGGCTTGCCAATGGCCAGCACTTTGCCATCTCCGTGGAAGCTAGGCTCGATGAAGGGGAGTCGTACTCTCCTCTACGTGGTGCATCGAATCGTTTCGAATTGATGTACGTTATCGCCGACGAAAGAGATGTCATTCCCCTCAGGACCAATGTACGCAATGTGGAGGTCTATCTGTATCGCGGCAGAGCGACCCCCGATCAAGTACAAGACTTGCTGGTAGATATGCTCGCGCGCGCCAATAAGCTACAACGAGAGCCCGAGTTCTATGACACGCTCCGAAACAACTGCACGACGAATTTGGTGCAACATGTGAACAAGCTACGGCCGGGCAAGATCCCCTTTGATTGGCGCGTCATTCTCCCCGGTCATTCGGACCGGCTTGCCTACGAACTCGGTCTGATTGAGACCATTGGCGGCTTCGAGGCCACCAAAGCCGCTGCGAATATCACATGGGTTGCCAAGCAAAACTCCGATAGCCCCGATCTCTCTGCACGGATTCGCGCATTACGCTAG
- a CDS encoding fasciclin domain-containing protein produces the protein MILPASDPIPAVADKAGKFKTLLAAVKASGLAEALSGEGPFTVFAPTDEAFAKIPSATLNDLLKPENKEKLATILKYHVVSGRVYSEAAVAAKSANTLQGAAVAIKATDKGAFVNDAKIIATDVDASNGVIHIIDSVIMPPAK, from the coding sequence GTGATCCTTCCTGCTTCCGATCCGATTCCTGCAGTTGCTGACAAAGCAGGTAAGTTTAAGACATTGCTGGCAGCGGTCAAAGCTTCTGGATTGGCTGAAGCATTGAGTGGCGAAGGTCCTTTCACCGTCTTCGCACCTACCGACGAAGCCTTCGCAAAGATCCCATCTGCAACCCTCAACGATTTGCTCAAGCCTGAGAACAAGGAAAAGCTGGCCACGATTCTGAAGTACCACGTGGTATCGGGACGAGTTTACTCTGAAGCCGCTGTTGCTGCCAAGTCTGCGAACACCCTCCAAGGTGCTGCTGTTGCGATCAAGGCAACCGACAAGGGTGCGTTCGTCAATGATGCCAAGATCATCGCAACCGACGTCGACGCGTCGAACGGTGTGATCCACATCATCGATTCGGTGATTATGCCCCCAGCCAAGTAA
- a CDS encoding WD40 repeat domain-containing protein, with protein sequence MSIELTRTRRIQFPMGILDIAVEEDSGSVFTACMDGIYRCEIPVETDGPKPKPIRIGSHASYVSSIAIRKSSKSLITAAYDGTLHVRSMDPSPSQTELPLSLEKKIHPFWSWDMAMSPDEKWVASVTGQYLAGSEKYEPLPSEEPTVRVFDAATGETVHAMHMLPSVQCVAIDASSRFVAAGNLMGDLAVWELTTGKELARWRTPAFSSWGVIKSHCYIGGIYAVSFSPDSETLYAAGMGEMVDPMAGNGKQRWQKFAWRANPVEKVAESKDDQTGEGLMETLAWNPQGHLFVMAGRLRGGNWNLGVFDGKSGELIGQAKTGMRITQARFSRDGATLYLAGMQGQPQPKDGKFPDFGYLETYALKQPVT encoded by the coding sequence ATGTCTATCGAACTCACCCGCACGCGCCGCATCCAATTTCCAATGGGAATTCTTGATATCGCGGTGGAGGAGGATTCAGGCAGCGTATTTACCGCTTGCATGGATGGCATCTACCGCTGCGAAATTCCGGTGGAAACAGACGGACCCAAACCGAAACCCATTCGGATCGGTTCCCACGCCAGCTACGTTTCCAGCATCGCGATTCGCAAAAGTTCGAAATCTCTGATCACTGCGGCCTATGACGGCACCCTTCACGTCCGGTCAATGGATCCGAGTCCCTCTCAGACGGAACTACCCCTCAGTCTTGAAAAAAAGATCCACCCGTTTTGGTCATGGGATATGGCGATGTCTCCCGACGAAAAGTGGGTCGCTTCCGTAACCGGTCAATATTTGGCAGGCTCGGAAAAATACGAGCCACTTCCTTCGGAAGAGCCAACCGTCAGGGTGTTCGATGCCGCCACCGGAGAAACGGTGCACGCCATGCACATGCTGCCATCGGTGCAATGTGTTGCAATCGACGCCAGCTCTCGATTCGTTGCGGCGGGAAATCTGATGGGCGATTTGGCGGTCTGGGAATTGACAACCGGAAAAGAATTGGCACGCTGGAGGACACCGGCTTTTTCCAGTTGGGGAGTGATCAAGAGCCACTGCTATATCGGCGGAATCTACGCTGTCTCGTTTTCGCCAGATAGTGAAACGCTGTACGCAGCCGGCATGGGGGAGATGGTGGATCCGATGGCCGGGAACGGAAAACAGCGATGGCAAAAATTTGCTTGGCGGGCGAATCCGGTAGAGAAGGTCGCGGAATCCAAAGATGATCAAACGGGTGAAGGTCTAATGGAAACGCTCGCATGGAATCCCCAGGGGCATCTTTTTGTTATGGCAGGGCGACTGAGGGGAGGCAATTGGAATCTTGGAGTATTCGATGGCAAGTCGGGTGAATTGATCGGGCAGGCCAAGACAGGAATGCGAATTACCCAGGCGCGATTTAGCCGCGATGGAGCGACCCTTTATTTGGCTGGCATGCAAGGCCAGCCGCAGCCCAAAGATGGAAAGTTTCCCGACTTCGGGTATCTCGAAACGTACGCTCTCAAGCAACCTGTTACATAA
- a CDS encoding DUF1501 domain-containing protein, with amino-acid sequence MERASTNNLGFPSPSSEPMSSVTAPCGSIDHRLHRRLFLQGSLAGAASVASFQSLFSVPTFAESATKRGKKCILLWLCGAPSQFETWDPKPGRPTSGPFGTIPTCIPGVRISELMPKCATILDKLAVVRSMSTDASEHFQGIDLLTRGEPPRPPFTRPILGSVLAQQLGQLDSPVPQFVLLDPCPEGNEFKSFKAANWAGWLGAEYGPVRFGGQYKIENTELPAGLSAADHADREAVRAFLSKKFENDHRSAAIGSYNAVYERVKGLMQAAPLFDLDALPPTDRAKYGPGTFGMHTLLARHLIENGSTFVMVANGMPWDCHVLNHETHQMLVPELDRIVFHLIHDLEERGMLDDTLVLIMGEFGRTPWLNEARGRDHFPNAWSLAMAGCGIKKGVVYGSTDENGMAVSDSPVDQRRLFATIYTALGLDPYETYNLPDFPTFNRVEKDAAPIAELLA; translated from the coding sequence ATGGAAAGAGCTTCGACCAACAATCTAGGATTTCCGAGCCCGTCATCGGAACCGATGTCTTCGGTTACCGCTCCGTGCGGCAGTATTGACCATCGGTTGCACCGGAGGCTTTTTCTCCAAGGAAGTTTAGCGGGCGCTGCATCCGTCGCCAGTTTCCAAAGCCTTTTCAGCGTACCCACCTTTGCCGAGAGTGCGACGAAGCGAGGAAAGAAGTGCATATTGCTTTGGCTTTGCGGTGCTCCAAGCCAGTTCGAGACATGGGATCCCAAGCCGGGACGACCGACCAGTGGTCCATTCGGGACAATCCCGACTTGTATTCCCGGAGTCCGAATTAGCGAGTTGATGCCCAAGTGCGCGACGATCCTCGATAAGTTAGCGGTCGTGCGTTCGATGTCGACCGATGCGAGCGAGCACTTTCAAGGGATCGATTTGCTCACACGCGGTGAGCCCCCTCGCCCCCCGTTCACGCGACCCATTCTCGGTTCGGTACTGGCGCAGCAGTTGGGGCAACTGGATAGTCCCGTTCCGCAGTTTGTGTTGCTCGATCCTTGTCCAGAAGGGAATGAATTCAAATCCTTCAAAGCGGCGAACTGGGCTGGATGGCTTGGGGCTGAATATGGTCCAGTCCGCTTCGGTGGTCAGTACAAGATCGAAAACACCGAGTTACCCGCTGGGCTATCCGCTGCAGATCATGCCGATCGCGAAGCGGTACGTGCCTTTCTAAGCAAGAAATTCGAAAATGATCATCGATCGGCGGCGATAGGTTCCTACAACGCAGTCTATGAGCGGGTGAAGGGATTGATGCAGGCAGCACCCTTGTTCGATCTCGATGCATTGCCTCCGACCGATCGCGCGAAGTACGGGCCCGGAACCTTTGGAATGCACACGCTTCTCGCTAGGCACCTGATTGAAAATGGATCCACCTTTGTGATGGTGGCCAATGGAATGCCATGGGACTGCCATGTTCTTAATCACGAAACCCACCAGATGCTGGTCCCTGAGTTGGATCGCATCGTGTTCCATCTGATCCACGATTTGGAGGAGCGAGGGATGCTCGACGATACCTTGGTCCTCATCATGGGCGAGTTTGGACGAACGCCTTGGCTGAACGAAGCGAGGGGACGCGACCATTTCCCAAACGCATGGAGTTTGGCGATGGCGGGGTGTGGAATCAAGAAGGGAGTGGTTTATGGATCGACCGATGAGAATGGAATGGCAGTCTCGGACAGTCCCGTCGATCAACGGAGACTGTTTGCGACGATTTATACAGCCCTCGGACTGGATCCCTATGAGACCTACAACCTCCCCGACTTCCCGACCTTCAACCGCGTCGAAAAAGACGCTGCGCCGATCGCAGAATTGTTGGCCTAG
- a CDS encoding DUF1549 domain-containing protein produces the protein MVRTRITHFDHRSKSLSMRTNLAATNRHWFPNKILWCVIAVAIAAGLPSKPSIGQDAAPEGRAFESPVAAAPSLDYNAIDRFIQKGWRDAKVAGNEVCTDEEFVRRVSLDLIGRIPTLAEREEFLKENLANKRESLIDRLLASPEHSIHFAEVYDAILIGRTSREELSKRTEAGWFAYLEHSIGENKRWDRVAEEILLARSEEDRGAHWYLFARKEKPEAIAEAVSKDFFGVRIDCAQCHDHPLSSEILQKHYWGLVAFFNRTKNVGSHEKPMLSESAIGGFSEFSNVEGESYPNELVFLGDRRVDEPRPEKDAKVEDSPDLYVSIEKNEYRVPKFSRRQAFIDKVLHDHPLLAKSMVNRMWGWMMGRGLVHPVDAIDSYHPASHPELLEWLAQDFVASRYDVRRLIKGLAMTHTYQLSSAVSGSVDPKWFTHSIPKPLTAEMLQRSLLAVLEPKEKNKWNNRQHRTDFAKRFPDVLPEESMSNVSQSLMLTNGSWLNELLAPENSLWMERLVGEESRAEDSLVMELFLRTVGRQPDKEESERLRSFLEDRRERRARAVSDLVWALLTSAEFRFNH, from the coding sequence ATGGTTCGAACTCGAATCACGCATTTTGATCACCGGTCCAAGTCTTTGTCGATGCGAACCAACCTGGCCGCCACCAATAGGCACTGGTTTCCAAACAAGATTCTGTGGTGCGTCATAGCGGTTGCAATCGCGGCAGGTTTGCCTTCAAAGCCATCGATCGGACAAGATGCTGCACCGGAGGGTCGGGCATTCGAGTCTCCGGTCGCGGCCGCTCCGAGCCTGGATTACAACGCGATCGATCGTTTTATCCAAAAGGGTTGGCGAGACGCCAAAGTGGCGGGGAACGAGGTCTGCACTGACGAGGAGTTTGTCAGACGCGTCAGTTTGGATCTGATCGGGCGAATCCCGACCCTGGCAGAACGCGAGGAATTCTTGAAGGAGAATCTCGCCAACAAACGGGAGAGCCTGATCGATCGCCTCTTGGCAAGTCCCGAGCATTCCATCCATTTTGCGGAGGTATACGATGCGATCTTGATCGGTCGCACCAGCCGCGAAGAATTGAGCAAACGGACCGAGGCGGGATGGTTCGCCTACTTGGAACATTCCATCGGGGAGAATAAGCGATGGGACCGTGTCGCCGAAGAGATTCTGCTAGCGCGCAGTGAAGAGGATCGAGGAGCCCATTGGTATCTGTTTGCACGCAAGGAAAAACCGGAGGCAATCGCAGAGGCTGTCTCGAAGGATTTCTTTGGTGTTCGGATCGATTGCGCCCAGTGCCATGACCACCCCCTATCGTCCGAAATACTCCAAAAACACTACTGGGGCTTGGTGGCCTTTTTTAATCGGACCAAGAATGTTGGCTCCCACGAGAAGCCCATGTTGTCGGAATCTGCGATCGGTGGATTCTCCGAGTTCAGCAACGTGGAAGGGGAATCATATCCCAACGAATTGGTGTTCCTGGGCGATCGGCGGGTGGACGAGCCGCGGCCCGAGAAAGATGCGAAAGTAGAAGATAGCCCCGATCTCTATGTGTCGATCGAAAAGAACGAATATCGCGTTCCGAAGTTTTCACGCCGACAAGCGTTCATCGACAAAGTGCTTCACGATCATCCGCTATTGGCCAAGTCCATGGTGAATCGAATGTGGGGCTGGATGATGGGGCGTGGACTCGTTCATCCCGTGGACGCGATCGACAGTTACCATCCTGCGAGTCACCCGGAGTTGCTCGAGTGGCTTGCACAAGACTTTGTTGCATCGCGATACGATGTCCGTCGCTTGATCAAGGGACTGGCGATGACCCATACTTACCAATTATCCTCTGCGGTGAGCGGATCGGTCGATCCCAAGTGGTTTACCCATTCGATTCCAAAGCCACTTACGGCGGAAATGCTTCAGCGGTCTCTGTTAGCAGTGCTGGAGCCTAAAGAGAAAAATAAGTGGAACAATAGGCAGCACCGAACCGACTTTGCAAAGCGATTCCCCGATGTTCTACCCGAGGAATCGATGTCGAACGTGTCACAAAGTTTGATGCTCACCAACGGATCGTGGCTCAATGAGCTTCTCGCTCCGGAAAATTCGTTGTGGATGGAGCGACTGGTCGGGGAAGAAAGCAGGGCCGAGGATTCCTTGGTGATGGAATTGTTCTTGCGGACGGTCGGGCGACAACCTGACAAGGAAGAATCAGAGCGATTGCGTAGTTTCTTGGAGGATCGTCGAGAGCGGCGCGCTCGTGCAGTCAGCGACCTGGTTTGGGCGCTCCTCACCAGTGCCGAGTTTCGATTCAATCACTAG
- the gnd gene encoding decarboxylating NADP(+)-dependent phosphogluconate dehydrogenase yields MSELCDFGLIGLAVMGENLALNVESRGYRVAVFNRTTDKVDELIKGRAAGKNFVGCHSIVEMVKNLKRPRFVMMLVKAGPAVDDLIEQLLPHLEPGDIIIDGGNTHFADTERRTSYVESKGLLYVGAGVSGGEEGALKGPSLMPGGSKAAWETIKPIFQSIAAKVGPNNDIPCCEWVGPRGAGHYVKMVHNGIEYGDMQLICEAYFLLKEAAGLTNDELYNVFADWNRGELQSYLIEITRDIFSAKDDQGGNGYLVDTILDVAGAKGTGKWMSQLALDLGVPSTLVTTAVYARSLSAIKEARVRASKVLPGPASSHNASFDGPVKKLVSDKKAFVEAVKQALYASKICSYAQGFVQLQEASKEHKWDLNYGDCALLWRGGCIIRAQFLDRIKEAFDAQPDLENLLLYPYFQQAIEKAQESWRAVIMAATHLGLPAPAFTTALAYYDSYRLPRLPANLLQAQRDYFGAHTYQRVDKPGTFHSEWLDLRKKPE; encoded by the coding sequence ATGAGCGAACTTTGCGATTTCGGCCTGATCGGCCTGGCTGTCATGGGTGAAAACCTTGCCCTCAACGTAGAAAGCCGTGGCTACCGAGTCGCCGTTTTCAACCGCACGACCGACAAAGTGGATGAGCTCATCAAAGGGCGAGCGGCCGGAAAGAATTTCGTCGGATGCCACTCCATCGTCGAGATGGTGAAGAATCTCAAGCGTCCGCGTTTCGTCATGATGCTTGTCAAGGCAGGACCAGCCGTCGACGATCTCATCGAACAGCTTCTCCCCCATTTGGAACCCGGGGACATCATCATTGACGGGGGGAATACCCACTTCGCGGACACAGAGCGACGTACGTCTTACGTCGAGAGCAAAGGGCTCCTCTACGTCGGAGCTGGAGTTTCCGGAGGAGAAGAGGGTGCTCTCAAGGGACCGAGCTTGATGCCCGGCGGCAGCAAAGCGGCTTGGGAAACTATCAAACCTATTTTCCAATCCATCGCCGCCAAGGTAGGGCCAAACAACGATATCCCTTGCTGCGAATGGGTAGGACCTCGCGGTGCAGGTCACTACGTGAAAATGGTTCACAACGGGATCGAATACGGTGACATGCAGCTGATCTGCGAAGCCTATTTCCTCCTCAAGGAAGCAGCCGGCCTCACCAACGACGAACTTTACAATGTCTTCGCCGACTGGAACCGTGGGGAACTGCAAAGCTATTTGATCGAGATCACTCGCGATATTTTCAGCGCGAAGGACGATCAAGGTGGTAACGGATACCTCGTCGATACCATCCTCGATGTTGCAGGCGCGAAGGGGACAGGCAAATGGATGAGCCAACTCGCTTTGGATCTCGGCGTCCCAAGCACCCTCGTGACCACCGCTGTCTACGCCCGCTCGCTATCGGCCATCAAAGAAGCACGGGTTCGAGCTAGCAAAGTCCTGCCCGGTCCTGCGTCATCCCACAACGCATCCTTTGATGGTCCGGTCAAAAAATTGGTGTCGGATAAGAAGGCCTTTGTCGAAGCTGTCAAACAAGCGCTCTACGCTTCCAAGATTTGCTCGTACGCCCAAGGCTTCGTGCAATTGCAAGAAGCTAGCAAAGAGCACAAGTGGGATCTCAACTATGGTGACTGCGCACTCCTGTGGCGCGGAGGCTGTATCATCCGTGCTCAGTTCCTCGATCGCATCAAGGAAGCCTTCGATGCACAACCAGATCTAGAGAATCTCCTGCTATATCCTTACTTCCAACAAGCCATCGAGAAGGCACAAGAGTCCTGGCGAGCCGTGATCATGGCAGCAACCCATCTCGGATTGCCCGCGCCCGCGTTCACCACGGCATTGGCCTACTACGACAGTTATCGCCTCCCGCGATTGCCTGCGAACTTGCTCCAAGCACAACGCGATTACTTCGGTGCCCACACGTATCAACGAGTCGATAAACCTGGCACCTTCCACAGTGAATGGCTCGATCTTCGCAAGAAGCCTGAGTAG